CACTCTGATGGTCCTGGTGCTCCCGAGGCGTTCGAATTCCTGCTCCTGTAGAACACGCAGCAGTTTCGGCTGCAATTCGAGCGGGATCTCCCCCACTTCATCCAAGAAAATGGTTCCACCGTCGGCCAATTCGAAGCGGCCGACCTTTTGCGCGATCGCTCCCGTGAAGGCGCCCCGTTCGTGGCCGAAGAGTTCGCTTTCCAACAAACCAGTCGGGATAGCCGCACAGTTAAGCTTTACGAACGTCCGCTCGCGCCGACCACTCAGACGATGGATCGCCCGGGCGATGAGTTCCTTGCCCGTCCCGGTTTCCCCTTGGATCAACACGCTGGAGTCAGTCGGAGCGACCACCTCCACCTGCGCCAGTACCCGCTTCAGCCCTGGGCTCTCACCGATGATATCCTCAAAGGCGCCTTCGCTGCGGATCTCTTCCTCCAGGTAGAGTTTCTCCTTGGCCAGTCGATCCTTGAGTTCGACGATCTGCTGAAAGGCCAAGGCATTCTCCACGGCCACGGCAACCTGCCGACCGACCTGCTGGAGAAATTCCAGATCCGCCTCCGAATAGGCCGCCTTCTTCAGACTGAGGAAACCCATCGCCCCCAACCGGCCGGCTGCCGTGGTCAACGGCACAAAACAAAAGGACTGGGTCCCATCTTCCGCCATTTGGGTAGTGACCAGGGGCCAGCGGCGTTCGCCGGCCAAATCCGAGACCAGCAAGGATCGCTGTGTCTTCCAGACCACCCCGGCAGGACAGTCGTCGACCGGTGATTCATGCCCGCCGACGAGGTCTGCCGGGACATTGGCTTGAATACTCTGCAACCTCATGCACTGTTTCACGGGATCGTAGAGAGAAAGGTCCAGAAAGTTGACCTGGACCACGAGGGGCAAACGCTGGGCAAGTTCACGCAGGAGTGGGTCGAGATCCCGATGGGCTGAGATCGCCTCGGCAACGCCCAGCAGCGCGTGATATTGGGCGGCAAGCCGTTCCCAACTCACTGCCTGCCGACCGTCCATCATAAGGGGTTCAGATGCCATGTCCGAGTCTATTGTGCGAGACTTGTTCCGGGAAAGCTACGGCAAGATAGTGCCCGAGACGCAGGCGAAGTACCAGCACTTTTCTGGGGTTACGGCGAGGAATTGAGACGGACAACGGGCCTGGGCAAGTCAGGACGAGGCTAGGGCTTGACTTGAGGCTTGGCCGCCGTGGTTCGCGGCAGGAATTGTAGGTCGATGTGATCGTAGACGAAATAGCAGGGTTCTCCGGATTGCTTCGGAACGACCGCCAAGGACAGAAGGCCGCCCGCCCCATTCAAGGGGACCTTCACATGCCGTTCTCCCTTGACCGGCAGGGACAGCTCTATCCGTTGCCGATCCGATTGCAACAGCAGCTTCCCCTCCGCACAGACGATACCGGTCAGATTCACGTCCAGAGACTCTCCCGCACCTGGAACTCGCAGGGCAACCGCCGTCGCGCCCAGTTCGGCGCTATTGTAATCCTGCACCACGCCCACGTAGTTCGGTCGGTTAGTCGGCTGAAAGCGCAGGCCCGTTCCCTGTCGTTCCGCAGGCAGCACGATCGTTCCTGCTTTGCCAAACAGCACGGACTTGTCCGCCGACAAGTATTCGAAGGGATCCAGATGCTGTTGCAGCTGAAGTTGATAGACCAGCGCGCTTTCGTTGGTCATGCGCCGGCGTTTGTTCGCCGGCAGCCGTTGGAGTTCTTCGAAGGAAAGGAGCCTCGTATAGAATGGCATATCCGCGCGATCCCGATCGGAGTCGAGAAAATAAGCACCCCAGGTAACGTCAAGATACCGCCACTTCCCCGCCAGCTTGACCTCCACCCCCACATGCGACATCGCCTGGCCCTTGGCGGTCGTCCAATAGAATTCCACGCTTCGGACCTGCAATCCGAGTCGATGCACCAGATCGATATAGACGGCCACCTGGTTGCCGCAGATGCCGGCGTTCGCCGACAAACAGGCCTCGACCGTCGTGGGTAAATCCTCCGGCGTCGCATGGAGGCGATATCCGTATTGCAGCGAACTGACCCGCTGTTGGACAAAATTCATCGCCGAGAGCGCGAGGGCGAATTCTCGCACCTGACGCACGTCGGTCCCGCTTGGCCACGGGACGTACTTGGAAACATACTCCGCATCCTGCTCGATCGTCTTGAGCGCCGACTCGACAACAGAGGTTGCAGCCGTGGCTGGTGCTTCTGCGCAAGCAGACGGAATGATCCCCGCATAGAGGCTCACCCCCAGCAGCAGGCACCCACACCACCATGAGAATTCGGCATTCATCGAACCGCTCCGGCGAAACAGACAGCAATTGCAATAGAGAAATCATAACAGGATGAGCTTCCGAGTCGAGGAAGATTACGAATCGAGCAAGCTGGCACGAACGCTAGGAGGACGGCTGAGAACGCCGTCAAGAAACGATGTCGAAGAGCAAACCCCGTACAGCTAAAGCGCGTCGGCCGAGAGGGTCTCCAGGCGCTCTTCGATGCAGGTAGCACAGAGGGTGGCGTCGGGCTGCTTCTGCAGCCTGGGAATCGCAATGTCACAACGGCAGACCCGACAGATGCCGTAGGAACGCGCTTGCATACAACTCAGCGCGCGGTCGATATCCCGCAATTCTGCGGAGGCCCGCTGGATCAGCAGATCTTCGAATACCTGTTCCTGACTGCAGCAGCGAAGATCGAGTGTTTCCGCCAGTTGGAACTGTTGACTCTGCAGAATCTGCAGTTTTTGGATTCTAGTCGCCAAGGCGAACCGAGCTTCATGCCACGTGCGTCGGAGGGCGGCAAGTTCGAGGCGACGGGACAGAGTCTGATCGAGGAGAGAAGTTTCTTCTAGGACTTCCATGCGACACCTCCATGCTAGGGACTGCTTCGAGAGTACCGCCCCCTCGTCACGGAGGTGTCAGGAAGATCTCAAGGCCGGGTTAACAGTCGTGAGAAGCCTTCGCCATACCGGTCATTTTCCACCGGCCCGGCCTCGGTCGATCACCGGCCCCCAACTGGGCTCCATGTCCCGACGGGCCGTCTCCATAAAGCGTTGTTCCGCCGCGCTGTCGCGGCTTCCCTTGGTGAGGGTGATGGAATGGACGGAGAAGTAGGCCGGAGTGCCCACCATCCGCAGATCCGCAATCACACTTTCTAACGGTCGTCCCCAAAACGCTTCAAAGTAGTGGGATTGAACGTCATCGGCAGCCTTGTCGTTCAGCACCATGGTGGAGGCACCGAGTTCATACTCGCCCATAAACGCGCTGGCCGAGGCGGTGACAAGAGTCTCGCTCTGTTTGACCAGCTCTTTGGGCAGCAGATACAGGGTAATCTCGCGTGTCTTACCGTACCCCTTTTCTCCGACCGTAAACGCCACAGCCGCATACCGTCCCGGCGGTAGGTTTTGAACGTAGGCTGTGCCGCCGCCCGCGCCGGACGCCGGCTTGACAATACTGGTCGGAATCAGTTTTGCCCCCTGAAACAGATCCTGCTCCCGATCCACTCTCACCAGGTATACGCGGTCTTCGCTCCCGGGAAGCCATTTGTCTGTCTTGATCGTAATCCCGACCGCCGCGCTCTGCTGGTCCACGGGCTTTGTAATATTGACCGGAGGGACAAACTCCCCGGCCAGGCGCTGGAACGGCTTCTTTGGTTTACTGGCACAGGCGACGGTCGTCAACAGCACAGCGGCAATGAATAGAACAAACACTCGGCTCATATACGATCTCCCTGGGTGGCCTCTTAGACAAAAAGAGGACACAGTGTAGGGAAATTGACGATGAGCCTCAATACGTACGATCGGGGGGGCCCGAGCGGGCCCCTTCTAGGGAGCTGGGGCCGGTTGGAGGTCTGATGCGGTCTTGCTCTTGCTTTGGCTTTCCTGGGATAGACGGCGGAGCACGATGGTGGCGCGTTCCTCCAGCCGTTCCGCCTCACCGGACCGCTGCCGGCGTCGCAACAGCGACGCGTAATTCTTGAGCGTTTTCGCAAACACTTCCTGGTCATACCCGCTCGACCGGTCAAAAATCGCGATGGCTTGTTTGTACAGGTCTTCTGACTGGTCCAGCCGATTCTCCGCTTGATAGAGGCCGGCGAGATGTCTCATCTCGCTGGCAAGCTGAGGATGGTCTGCGCCTTGCTGCTTCTCTCGAATAGAGATGGCCCCTTGGAACAACGGCTCGGCTTGGGAGTACAACCCTTGTGCATCGTACAGCTGCCCCAGCCGGCTCATGGCATCGGCCGTATCGACGTGGTCGCTGCCGATCGACTTCTTAAAGATCGAGATCGCCCGCTGATACAGTACCTCCGCCTGCTGGTACTGATTCTGCGCCTTATAGGTATCTGCAAGGTTGACGAGGTTCCTGGCCACGATGGGATGATTTGGACCGAACGCTTTCTCGTGAATGGTCAAGGATCGCTGATAGAGCGGCATCGCCCGGGGATGTTGCCCCTGCGCCTGATACATCTTGGCCAGGTTGTCGCGAGTGATCGCGGAAAGGCTATGCTCCGGTCCCGATCGCTTTTCGAGGATGGTCAGCGCCCGCTGGAGAATCGGCTCCGCGTCCGCATAGCGCCGCTGTTCCTGATACACGACTGCGATGTTGTTCAAACTCTCGGCAACCTTGCTGCTGTCCGCCCCGAAAACTTTTTCCCGAATCTCCCGCGCCCGTTGGTGGAGGGCCTCCGACTGGGTAAAGAGTCCTTGCATGCGGTAGAGTTCGCCCAAATCGGTCAGGCTGGCGGCGGTCTCCGCATGGTCCGGTCCGTAGACCTTCTCGCGGATGGCGAGCGCCTGCTGAAAGACTTTCTCTGCCTCGGCAAAACGGCCAAGATCCCGATTCACCTCGCCCAACTGTCCCAACGTCTCCGCCAAGCGCTTACCACCCGGGTCGATCGTTTCCGCCTCTTTTCGCGCCACGATATACTGCTCTTCGGCGTGGGTATAGTCGCCCGACCGGAGGGCGGCATTCCCCCGCTCCATTGCCATGAGCCAACGCTGATCTTCGGCACAGCCCGCAAGCGTAACAGCAGCAAGCGCACTCATGACAACGGTCTGCACGATGGTTCGGCGATCCATAGACACGATCCTATCTGGGAAAGAAGATGGTTGAGGTGTGTGGCCTTCGTTGCAGCCCGGCCGGGACGATTACCAGTACAGACTTACCCCGCGCAGCCACCTCAAATCAACCCCGTCGAGGCCAGTGGAGGTGGCGAAAGTAGCTTCCGTAACGAATTCAATCAGTTCTAAAACGTCCGTAAGGAAACCTGAAGAGATTTGCCGTGGGACTGCAGCATTATGCCGTGATGGAGGTCAGACGGCTCTGGGTGTTTCTTCCACGAGGGGCGCGAGTTTGGCGATTCCCGACGTGTCGTAGGGCAATACGCTGAACACCTTGGCAACATTGATGGCCGGCTTGCCGGGACGAAGAATCTTTTGCGCAAGCGTTGCGCACCAGGAGAGAGGAATCAGCACGAACGTCGGCAGCCACAGCACTGTCAGGTCAGGATTGGCTTTTCGAAGGTGATCCAACAATGCCTGCTTGGTGGGCGATACGGGATCGAGCAGATTCAGCGGACTCGGCACGCTGTCCCACTGATCGGCCATCCACGCCAAGAAGCGGCCGGAGAACCCCACATCCACCACCCCCAGCCGGTCACTGGATGAACCCACCGCCACAAAAATGTTGCCGAGCCGTTTGCCCAGGCGACCGGGGGGATCGAAATCGCGGTAATCCACCAGCGCACCGGGCCTCACGACTTTCACCGAGATGCCCAGTTCCTGCCCGAGACGCACCGCCAGCTTTTCCGACTCCAACTTCCCCCAGACATAGGGACCGGATCCTTTGCTGTCCGGCTCCAATGGATGGTCGTCGCCGATCGTGCGCCCATTGGCCTGCGCCAGCACCGCAAGACTGCTGACATGAACGAAATGTTTGATGCCCGCCGCCGCCGCGCCACGCACCATCTGCTCGGTGGCATCCAGCGAGTTGCGTTGATGCTCTTCCCACCCGCCGGCCGTTTCGGCCGCCGCATGGATCACCGTATCGACCCCCTTGAACAAGGAGGCCGGCGCACCGGAGGCCACATTGGCCACGACATACTCGGCGCCGGCGATGCGTTCCCAGGGAGAGGGATCCCGTCTGGCAACGATGCGCACCGGTCGGCCACGCTTCAGCAGCGACCGTACGATTTCTTTGCCCAAGAATCCCGTTCCACCCGTCACGAGGACGCCCCGACTCTCCACCGGTTTGGGCGCGGCGGCCGCAAGGGCCTTGGTCTCCGCAACTTTCAGCGCCTGGGCCACCCGGTCGCAAATGCGGACAGTCTCAAGCAGGCTTTCCGGCGACAGCGGCGATGCCGTGCCGGTCCGAACAGCGTCGTAAAACGCCGTAAACAATTCGGCCAACCCGGGGTAGCTGCGCTGGCTCTTGAGAAATCGATTCGCCATCGCGGCCGTCGTGCCGGTCAGTAGCTGCCAGGCTTGACGATAAGGAGCGAAGAGTTTGTCGATGCCGGAGGAACCGGGACCGATCGCCCGCTGGGTGGTGCTGCGGACATAGTCGGCAAACAGCGATCCGTTCTTGCCGATGACGCGCAGGTAGCTCTCCACCGGACGTCCCTCTAGCGTCACGATCAGCGTACCGGTCACCCCGCCCCGACGCACCAGGGCATGCACGGTCCCTGCTTGGCTGACTTCCATCGAGACAAGTTCGATCGGCCCTTCGCCTGCCAACTCCAGGACCCGTAATAGGAGATAGACCGGATGCGGCAGAATATCGAGCAACTGATGGTCCGCGCGGAGCACTTGGCGTCCCCCCGGAGCATGGCGGACGGTCCGGAACGAAAAGTAGCTTTCGACGTGTACGACCTTCCCAATCGAAGGCAGATAGTCGGCAAGCACCCGCGTGGGAGGTTCATAGAGCAGCTGATGGCCCGCGCAGACGAGCAGATGCTTGGATCGAGCATCGTCTAGAATCCGCTGCGCGTCCTCAACCCGTTCGGTAAAGGGTTTCTCGACGTAGATGTGACTGCCGGCCTTCAGCGCGAGCGCAGCCAGCGGAGCATGGGACGCCGGCGGGGTAATGATATGGACGACGTGCGGGCGTTCCGCCGCGAGCAGCTCCTCCGGGGTCTTATAACTCTTGATCCCCGGCACGATCGCGCGCATGGCCGCTTGGGCCGCATCCGAGGGATCGGCTACGGCAATGAGCTCTGCGCCGGGGCAACGAAGTATGGCCCGCGCATGGTGCTGGGCATGTCGCCCCGCCCCAAACAGCGCGATGCGAATAGGAGTCGCGTGGGGATGTGTGTGGCTCGGGTTGGTCACAGGCAGTCCTGACTTGCAGGACCACTATAGTCTATTTATTCGATTTCTAGAAGGGTTGTTGAAAAATTCACCGAGCCGGTTGTCGACCGCCCCCGCCCTACATATGATTGCCACCGCTGGGATCCGGGAAGCAGCGCCCCATACAATCCGGGCAGAGCCCGCCGTTGAACTGGATGGCCGAGCGCTCCGCGATAAACGTCGCCAAATCGTACCATTCGCCTGAGTGATCCGGAACGCGTTTGCACCAGGCGCACAGATTGATCACGCCCTGGGGCCGCCCCATGCGCTCCTGAACCTCGCTCAGCATGCGGCTCGGTTCGTCCTGGCCGCGACAGAGATGCCCGCCCGGAGGAATTTCATGGAATACGAGCACAGCCCCCAATACCGCTCCCCCGTCATCCGCCACCGGAGCGGCGCTGCCACGAATGCATCGTTGGGAACCGTCCTTCGAAACCAGGCGCGCTTCCTCGATCGTCACGATCCGCACGTCCATCATCGCATGAAGCGCCGGGTTTTCAACGTGCTGGATCGGCCCCTCCTGCTCGAAGCCCAACAGCGCCGTCAGGCTCATCCCGGAAGCCTCCTCCTGCTTCCATCCCGTGAATTGCTCCGCGGCGGGGTTCAGATAGGTCACGCGTCCATGGCGGTCCGTCGTCACAACCCCATCCCCGATACAACGCATCGTCGTCGCAATCCAGCGCAAACTTTCCCGCATGTGGCGATCGTGATGCGACCGGTGCAGCGCCAACTCGATCGTCGTTCGCAGTTCGTTGGGCTGATAGGGCTTGAGCATGTAGCCGGCCGGCGAAGTCACCTTGGCCCGCTCCAGCGTATGGTCGTCGGCATAGGCCGTCAAGTAAATCACGGGGACATCGCGGGTCCGTTGAATCTGGCGCGCGGTCTCCACGCCGTCCATCTTTCCCTTCAGCACGATATCCATGAGAATGAGATCCGGCTGAGACTCCCGAGCCTTGCGGATAGCCTCTTCTCCCGAAGTAGCCGTGGCCGGCACCTTATAACCCAGCCGCTGCAGGCTCAGCTGGATATCCTTGGCGACAACCGGTTCATCTTCTACGATCAAAATGTTGGCAGCGTTCATGTTCGTCACACCCTTTCTGAATACTGCAGCTGCTGGAACCGAATTTTCCATTCGGTGCCGGTGCCGCTGCAGAGCTCCGTCGTTCCGTCCAACTTCTCCGCCAGGAGGGTCACCAGTTCCAGGCCAAGAGAGTCGGGATTGTTGAGCACTCCGTCCTTTGGAATTCCAATGCCGTCGTCGCTGACGCAAAGCGAGAAGGTCCCGTCTAGGTGGTCTTGGAGCTCGATATGCACCTTCCCGCCGTTGTCGTCGATGAAGGCGTGCTTGAGACAATTCGAGACGAGTTCGTCGATGATCAGACCGCAGGTCAACCCGGTATCGATGTCGAACTCCACATCGTCCACGTTCAGTTCCAATACGATCACGTTAGGGTCGACGCCGTAGGATCGGAACAGGTGTCCCGTCAGCGTGCGGATATAATCGCCCATCTTGATCCGGGAGAGATCGCTCGATCGATGCAGCGTCTCGTGGAGCAATGCAATGGACGTGATGCGGACCTGGCACTCCCGGAACAGTTGGTTGACCAACGGATCTTTGATCGAGGCCGACTGCAGATTGAGCAAACTCGAAATGACCTGGAGGTTGTTCTTGACCCGATGGTGCACTTCGCGGAGCAGGCTTTCCTTTTCCTTCAGCGTCCGACGCAACTGGTCTTCCATTTCTTTGCGCTCGGTCAAGTCGATGCAACTCCCGATATACCCGCCGAAGCGGCCGTTGGCGTCGAACAGCGGTACGCCTGTGTCGATGATCCAGCGATATTCCCCGTCGTGACGCCGCAGCCGGTACTCAAGCGAGAAGGGCTGCTCCGACTTGAATGCATCCAAATACGATTCGCGACAGCGCTCCAGATCGGTTGGATGAATCCCCGTGAACCAGTTGTCACCAATCTCTTCTTGAAGCGTGCGCCCGGTAAATTCGAGCCATCGTTTGTTGACGAAGGTGATGTGCGTGTCCGGGCCCGCCATCCACACCATCACCGGCGCCGTGTCGGCCATCATGCGGAACCGCGCTTCGCTCTGGCGTAAGGCTGCTTCCGTACGTTTCTTCTCCGTCACGTCGCGCGCGATCGCCGAAGCCCCCATCACGGTCCCGTCCCCGTCCTTCACCGGGGAGATGGTCAGGGACACGTCGATGCGCTCCCCTTTCTTTCGTCGTTGCACCGTCTCCACATTGCGGACGTGCTCGCCCCGTGCGATCCGGTCCAGCATCGCCGGCACCTCGTCCAACCGATTCGGCGGACAGAGCACCGAGATCGAGCGGCCGATGACTTCTTCCGGCGGATAGCCGTAGACGCGCTCCGCGCCGGCGTTCCAACTTTGAATGATGCCGTTGAGCGACATGCCGACAATCGCGTCGTCGGAAGACTTCACGATCGCGGCCAATTCGGAAAGGGCCTCCGCCCGCAATTCTTCGAGTTCTTGGTTCGCCTTGGCCAGATCGGCCGTACGCTCCTGGACCTGCTGTTCGATGTCCTCGTTGATGCGCATCAACTCGGCTTCGTCTCGTTGACGGCGCAAGCAGAGCAACGTCGTGACCCAAATCACCATAAGCGCGAAGGCGCGGTTGGTCACCACGACCCACGTGATGGTCGCGATCGGCCCTCGGAATATGTCGAGCACCGTCACGGAAGACGCGAGCGCCGCCACCCAGAAGGTGAGCCGTGGGTGGGGAATTCTTGACGTGATCAACACCGGCGCGACGTAGAGCGTGGTGATGGTGAGTCCCAACGGCAACCACCAATCGATCGCAAAGATCGCCGCAATGATGGCCAGCGCCGCTCCAAGCACCGGGTAATGTCTGCGTTGAAGGCCGAACAGCATGGCGTAGGGTGTTGTCATCGTCTGCCTGACCTTGTTCATATTCTAGTTCCAGTATTGAGCAAGCCTCATGCCTTACGTGTTGTTTCAAGGTCGGGCGAGCCGAATGCGTAGGCTGCAGGAACCTCGAGTGACTCGAGGTGAAACACTCTTGGGCGGGGGACGGCGGCAGTCAGAGTCGGAAACACCGCTGCCCATGCAGCGACAGTGATTTTGCCTTTATTGGGAGGCGAGAAAGGATGTGGGCGTCAATGAACTGACGAGCCCGCAGGACTCGAGAGCAATGACCAGTCGGAGAGGAAAAACTGAATTGTACAGTGCCGCCTTCAACTTTGTTCAAGCTTGAACGACAGGAGCATCGAGGCTGTCATCGCTGCGACTACCGGCCTCGAAGCCGATCGCGCATATCCCGCATCATGTCTTCCATGTCCCGTTCCGTACGCTCCCGTTCCCTGACCAAGCTGTCCAAATTGTATGGATGCACCGGTTCGCTCAGGGCGGGAGGCGCGACAACCGGAGGAGCGGGTGGCGTCACGGTGATAGCCGGAGGTGTTGCTGGCTTCGGCATGACGATAGGAGGGGCCGGCGGCGTCACAGCCGCTGATCCAGCCGGGGTAGGCCGCGTCGATGGACCAGGAGGAGGTAGGACCAGCACCGGCGTCGCCACCCCCTGGGTGTGAAGCCAACCCGCCGCCACCGAGGATTTGAGGGCAAAGCTGATGCTGGTGATCGGCATGCCGTCCGCCGCGACCCGCGCAATGGCCGTATTTACGCCGACCATGTGGCCCTCTCCATCCAGCAGCGGACCGCCCGAGTTGCCACGATTCAGGCCGGTTTCCGTCTGGAACACGTCCTTCCCCTGCACGCCGTTGAAGTTTTCGAACTCTGCACTGATCACGCCGGTCGTCAAGGTCCAGAGGCCGCCCTGTTCTGGATGGCCGATGGCGACGACGTGATCACCGATGTGCGTGCCGTTCGATTCTCCGAGCGCCACCACCGGCAAATTGGCCGGCGGGTTGACGATCTTCAGAACGGCAAGGTCCAACGCCGCGGAGTAACTCTTGACGGTCGCTGGCAGGCCTCGAGACAAATCGACCTTCGCCTCGCCCGTGACCCGTTCAGGCTTCAGGAAAACGGTAATCTTTGAATAGGGTTTTCCGGTCGCCTCTTCTACCACTACATGCGCATTGGTTAACACGAGACCATCGGCCTGGACGATCGAGCCGGTCCCCCCGCTCCCTTTGCGCCCCGCATCGGAATGCCCCATGACCATCACGACGGCAGGCGATGCTCGCTCGTAAATTTCCCTCGGCGAGAGTTCTCCCGCCACGACGCCGGTCGACATGAAGACGCTTACCACGGCAGAGAGCCACACAGTCCGGATGGTCAGCATTGCATCCTCCTCAGATTGGTCCTGAGCAGCGGGGCGCACGATATGGGTGGACTAGCGTAGTCGAGAGGGCAATTCGAAGCAAGGCCTGGGGCTTCGGGTCGGCGGGACCGCAACGCAAGCCCGCCCGGCCTACCTGACCGAACGGGCTCACGGTACATTGATCAATGGGTGCGATAAAACTCGGCAATCGTCTGGACGACATACTGCAATTGCTCGTCGGAGAGTTCGGCGTAAATCGGGAGGGACAATACTTCCTCCGCCGCGCGCTCCGACTGCGGAAACGATCCCTTTTGATGACCAAGATCCCGGTAGCAGTTCTGCAGGTGCATCGGCACCGGATAGTACACCTCCGTCCCGACCCCCTTGTCCTTCAAGTAGGCGCGCAACTCATCCCGCTTCTGCACTCGAAGCGTGAATTGGTTGAACACGTGGAAGCTCGAGGCTTCGACGGTCGGCAACGTCACTCGCCCCTGCAGTTTGGCATCGGCAAACAACTTCTGATACCGCGCCGCGTTCTTGCGACGGCCTTCGGCCCAGTCGTCCAACCGCTTCAACTTCACCAAGAGAATCGCGGCCTGCAGCGCATCGAGCCGGCTGTTGATACCGATCGCCTCATGCACATAACGCACGCGGCTTCCGTGCACCCGCAGCATCGCGATGGATTCGGCCACGGCCTTGTCGTTCGTCGTCACCATACCGCCGTCCCCGAACCCGCCCAGGTTCTTCGACGGGAAGAAGCTGAAACAGGCCAGATCTCCTAACACTCCGGCGCGCTTTCCGCCCCGGCCCGCGCCGATCGCCTGGCAGGCATCCTCGATCACACCGATCTTGTGCCGCTTCGCGATTTGGTTGATGGCGTCCATGTCCGCACATTGCCCGAACAAGTGGACCGGAATGATGGCCTTGGTCTTGGACGTGATCGCGCGCTCAAGCAAGGCAGGGTCCATATTGAACGTGTCGGGGCGAATGTCGACGAAGACGGGCTTCGCGCCAAGACGGGAGATCGCGCCGGCCGTCGCAAAAAACGTGAACGGCACGGTCACGACTTCGTCGCCGGCCCTCACGCCCAACGCCATCAACGCCAGCAACAGGGCATCGCTGCCCGATGCCACGCCGATGCCGTGGCTGCTGCCGACGTACTTGGCAATCGCCTGTTCCAGCGCGGCCACGCGAGGGCCAAGGATGAACCCTTGATCGTCGCAGGTAGCTTCGATGGCCGCGAGGATCTCGCTTCGCATCGATTGGTATTGGGCCTTCAAATCAAGCAACGGAATGTTCATGCGCGCTCCCTTGGTTCGATTGATCGTCTCGTGTTCACGTTATGCAG
This Nitrospiraceae bacterium DNA region includes the following protein-coding sequences:
- a CDS encoding sigma 54-interacting transcriptional regulator; protein product: MMDGRQAVSWERLAAQYHALLGVAEAISAHRDLDPLLRELAQRLPLVVQVNFLDLSLYDPVKQCMRLQSIQANVPADLVGGHESPVDDCPAGVVWKTQRSLLVSDLAGERRWPLVTTQMAEDGTQSFCFVPLTTAAGRLGAMGFLSLKKAAYSEADLEFLQQVGRQVAVAVENALAFQQIVELKDRLAKEKLYLEEEIRSEGAFEDIIGESPGLKRVLAQVEVVAPTDSSVLIQGETGTGKELIARAIHRLSGRRERTFVKLNCAAIPTGLLESELFGHERGAFTGAIAQKVGRFELADGGTIFLDEVGEIPLELQPKLLRVLQEQEFERLGSTRTIRVNVRLVAATNRDLAALVDQKGFRSDLFYRLNVFPVTLPPLRERREDVPVLVRYFAQHYAGRMKKRIETIPAKVLEALSRYRWPGNIRELENLIERAVILSQGQELQVPIGELKLDEAAPPPSNSTLHEAEREQILRVLRESQWVIGGPTGAAARLGLKRTTLTSKIKKLGLSRPRS
- a CDS encoding transglutaminase domain-containing protein translates to MNAEFSWWCGCLLLGVSLYAGIIPSACAEAPATAATSVVESALKTIEQDAEYVSKYVPWPSGTDVRQVREFALALSAMNFVQQRVSSLQYGYRLHATPEDLPTTVEACLSANAGICGNQVAVYIDLVHRLGLQVRSVEFYWTTAKGQAMSHVGVEVKLAGKWRYLDVTWGAYFLDSDRDRADMPFYTRLLSFEELQRLPANKRRRMTNESALVYQLQLQQHLDPFEYLSADKSVLFGKAGTIVLPAERQGTGLRFQPTNRPNYVGVVQDYNSAELGATAVALRVPGAGESLDVNLTGIVCAEGKLLLQSDRQRIELSLPVKGERHVKVPLNGAGGLLSLAVVPKQSGEPCYFVYDHIDLQFLPRTTAAKPQVKP
- a CDS encoding TraR/DksA C4-type zinc finger protein, encoding MEVLEETSLLDQTLSRRLELAALRRTWHEARFALATRIQKLQILQSQQFQLAETLDLRCCSQEQVFEDLLIQRASAELRDIDRALSCMQARSYGICRVCRCDIAIPRLQKQPDATLCATCIEERLETLSADAL
- a CDS encoding tetratricopeptide repeat protein; this translates as MDRRTIVQTVVMSALAAVTLAGCAEDQRWLMAMERGNAALRSGDYTHAEEQYIVARKEAETIDPGGKRLAETLGQLGEVNRDLGRFAEAEKVFQQALAIREKVYGPDHAETAASLTDLGELYRMQGLFTQSEALHQRAREIREKVFGADSSKVAESLNNIAVVYQEQRRYADAEPILQRALTILEKRSGPEHSLSAITRDNLAKMYQAQGQHPRAMPLYQRSLTIHEKAFGPNHPIVARNLVNLADTYKAQNQYQQAEVLYQRAISIFKKSIGSDHVDTADAMSRLGQLYDAQGLYSQAEPLFQGAISIREKQQGADHPQLASEMRHLAGLYQAENRLDQSEDLYKQAIAIFDRSSGYDQEVFAKTLKNYASLLRRRQRSGEAERLEERATIVLRRLSQESQSKSKTASDLQPAPAP
- a CDS encoding Gfo/Idh/MocA family oxidoreductase, which produces MTNPSHTHPHATPIRIALFGAGRHAQHHARAILRCPGAELIAVADPSDAAQAAMRAIVPGIKSYKTPEELLAAERPHVVHIITPPASHAPLAALALKAGSHIYVEKPFTERVEDAQRILDDARSKHLLVCAGHQLLYEPPTRVLADYLPSIGKVVHVESYFSFRTVRHAPGGRQVLRADHQLLDILPHPVYLLLRVLELAGEGPIELVSMEVSQAGTVHALVRRGGVTGTLIVTLEGRPVESYLRVIGKNGSLFADYVRSTTQRAIGPGSSGIDKLFAPYRQAWQLLTGTTAAMANRFLKSQRSYPGLAELFTAFYDAVRTGTASPLSPESLLETVRICDRVAQALKVAETKALAAAAPKPVESRGVLVTGGTGFLGKEIVRSLLKRGRPVRIVARRDPSPWERIAGAEYVVANVASGAPASLFKGVDTVIHAAAETAGGWEEHQRNSLDATEQMVRGAAAAGIKHFVHVSSLAVLAQANGRTIGDDHPLEPDSKGSGPYVWGKLESEKLAVRLGQELGISVKVVRPGALVDYRDFDPPGRLGKRLGNIFVAVGSSSDRLGVVDVGFSGRFLAWMADQWDSVPSPLNLLDPVSPTKQALLDHLRKANPDLTVLWLPTFVLIPLSWCATLAQKILRPGKPAINVAKVFSVLPYDTSGIAKLAPLVEETPRAV
- a CDS encoding response regulator → MNAANILIVEDEPVVAKDIQLSLQRLGYKVPATATSGEEAIRKARESQPDLILMDIVLKGKMDGVETARQIQRTRDVPVIYLTAYADDHTLERAKVTSPAGYMLKPYQPNELRTTIELALHRSHHDRHMRESLRWIATTMRCIGDGVVTTDRHGRVTYLNPAAEQFTGWKQEEASGMSLTALLGFEQEGPIQHVENPALHAMMDVRIVTIEEARLVSKDGSQRCIRGSAAPVADDGGAVLGAVLVFHEIPPGGHLCRGQDEPSRMLSEVQERMGRPQGVINLCAWCKRVPDHSGEWYDLATFIAERSAIQFNGGLCPDCMGRCFPDPSGGNHM